The genomic interval GGTATTAACATTAAAGGTGTGCATGATTTTGCTACAATAAAAGATTTGTCAGGAAAGCCTAAGATAATAATTGCTAGTGATTTTGATATGGAAAAGTTTACAAAAAAGTTATGGAAGAACTTGAAAACTGGATTAATGAAGTAGATAAATGGCTTATAGGAGGTAATAAGAATGGGAATACACGAGCAGTTATTGACACCTTTCCCAGCGGAGGAAATAGAGTGGAGAGTACAGAGTTGCGGTATAACAAACAACAAACCATGGGTTAAGGTTTTAGCATATGTAGAAGCAAGAGCAATTCAAAACAGACTTGATGAAGTTTTTGGTTGGGATGGATGGACTGAAGAATACCGGAACGTTGGTGACAACATGATATGTAGGCTAGGTGTATTAACTGAAAAAGGATGGATTTACAAGGAGAATGGAGCAAGTAATACAGATATAGAAGCATTTAAAGGTGGTATAAGCGGGGCTTTTAAAAGGGTTGCCGCAAGTGGCTACGGTATTGGACGGTATCTATATAACTTAGAAGAATCTTATGCTGAATGCCAATTAGAAAAACCTAGTAATACAAAAGGGTGGGAAACAGCAAAAACAAAAGAAAAGGATCCATCTCAAAAGAAAACAATATACTGGAAAATTCCTACTCTTCCCAAATGGGCTTTACCCAGTAGTGGTAATGCAAATACGCCCAAAGAAGAAAATTTACCTAAAACGGGTAATGCGGATGATAAAGACATACTGAAATGTTTTGATTGCAGTAAGAAAATATCAGTAGCTGAACATGACTACAGTGTAAGTAAGTATAAGAAGCCATTATGTATGACATGCCAGAGTAAAGTAAAACAAGCAGTTTAAAAGGGAGTATATCCCTATAGTGTAAAGGAGGTATTAGTATGTATAAGCCTAAATTTACACAGCAGGAGTTACTAGAAATAATGGACAGAACGGACCCGGCATTAATAAATGATATGGTGCTGGATGAAGTAATCGAATAAATTTTAGGAGGGTAAAAAAATGAAAAGTACAGGAATAGTGAGAAAAATAGATGAACTGGGAAGATTAGTACTTCCAATTGAGTTAAGGAGGACAATGGGAATTAATGAAGGAGACCCCGTTGGAATTTACGTAGATGGTGAAACTATAATCCTTAAGAAGTACGATCCTGCATGTATATTCTG from Clostridia bacterium carries:
- a CDS encoding Rad52/Rad22 family DNA repair protein → MGIHEQLLTPFPAEEIEWRVQSCGITNNKPWVKVLAYVEARAIQNRLDEVFGWDGWTEEYRNVGDNMICRLGVLTEKGWIYKENGASNTDIEAFKGGISGAFKRVAASGYGIGRYLYNLEESYAECQLEKPSNTKGWETAKTKEKDPSQKKTIYWKIPTLPKWALPSSGNANTPKEENLPKTGNADDKDILKCFDCSKKISVAEHDYSVSKYKKPLCMTCQSKVKQAV
- a CDS encoding AbrB/MazE/SpoVT family DNA-binding domain-containing protein, with the translated sequence MKSTGIVRKIDELGRLVLPIELRRTMGINEGDPVGIYVDGETIILKKYDPACIFCGEAKDVTVHKGKNVCGNCLEELKR